A stretch of Pseudomonas sp. CCC3.1 DNA encodes these proteins:
- the lipB gene encoding lipoyl(octanoyl) transferase LipB has product MSQVLGIRELGQLDYERTWLAMQRFTEERKHKPDTQDEVWLVQHPPVFTQGQAGKAEHLLLPGDIPVVKSDRGGQVTYHGPGQLVAYLLLDVRRLGFGVRELVSRMEHCLIDLLDTYGVTAAAKADAPGVYVDGAKIASLGLRIRNGCSFHGLALNVDMDLEPFGRINPCGYAGLAMTQLRDRAGPIEFAEVSARLRVQLVKHLDYAEQTTLTGGID; this is encoded by the coding sequence ATGTCGCAGGTCTTGGGTATTCGCGAGCTGGGTCAGCTCGACTACGAGCGCACGTGGCTGGCGATGCAGCGTTTCACTGAAGAGCGCAAGCATAAGCCGGACACGCAAGACGAAGTCTGGCTGGTGCAGCATCCGCCCGTGTTTACCCAAGGTCAGGCAGGCAAGGCCGAACATCTGTTATTGCCGGGTGATATTCCTGTGGTCAAGTCAGACCGCGGTGGGCAAGTGACGTATCACGGGCCTGGCCAATTGGTCGCTTACCTGTTGCTGGACGTGCGCCGCCTTGGTTTTGGCGTACGAGAACTGGTGAGCCGGATGGAGCATTGCCTGATCGACCTGCTGGACACTTATGGTGTGACAGCAGCGGCCAAGGCTGATGCCCCGGGCGTTTACGTTGACGGCGCGAAAATCGCCTCTCTGGGTCTGCGTATTCGCAATGGCTGCTCTTTTCACGGCCTGGCCCTGAATGTGGACATGGACCTGGAACCGTTTGGACGGATTAACCCCTGTGGTTATGCGGGGCTGGCGATGACCCAGTTGCGTGACCGTGCAGGGCCGATTGAATTTGCCGAGGTGAGTGCCCGGCTGCGCGTGCAGCTCGTCAAACACCTCGACTATGCTGAGCAGACGACCCTAACGGGCGGAATCGATTGA